The following proteins are encoded in a genomic region of Panthera leo isolate Ple1 chromosome F2, P.leo_Ple1_pat1.1, whole genome shotgun sequence:
- the LY6L gene encoding lymphocyte antigen 6L produces the protein MGGLGPVLWALLVCVEFASCKKQPGLNLSCYQCFKVTREELCAPTQCYPADRVCVSSAVVLTKRSRVMVQLSKRCAPRCPNTNMKYEWMLGSMAFGKIVRQCCSGYLCNGASATRSALRGGFLLGAALGLLWALL, from the exons ATGGGGGGACTGGGGCCAGTCCTGTGGGCTCTGCTGGTGTGTGTGGAGTTTGCCAGCTGCAAGAAACAGCCAG GCCTGAACCTGAGCTGCTACCAGTGTTTCAAAGTCACCAGGGAGGAGCTGTGCGCGCCCACCCAGTGCTACCCCGCCGACCGGGTCTGCGTGTCCAGCGCGGTCGTCCTGACCAAGA GATCAAGGGTGATGGTCCAACTCAGCAAGCGCTGTGCTCCCAGATGTCCCAACACCAACATGAAGTACGAGTGGATGTTGGGATCTATGGCGTTTGGCAAGATCGTCAGGCAGTGCTGTTCTGGATATCTCTGCAACGGGGCCTCCGCCACCCGCTCGGCCCTTCGAGGGGGGTTCCTGCTTGGGGCAGCCCTCGGCCTCCTCTGGGCCCTGCTGTGA